The proteins below are encoded in one region of Tamandua tetradactyla isolate mTamTet1 chromosome 9, mTamTet1.pri, whole genome shotgun sequence:
- the UBXN1 gene encoding UBX domain-containing protein 1 isoform X1 — translation MAELTALESLIEMGFPRGRAEKALALTGNQGIEAAMDWLMEHEDDPDVDEPLETPLGHILGREATSSEEGGPEVPGSAAGEGKPALSEEERQEQTKRMLELVAQKQREREEREEREALERERQRRRQGQELSAARQRLQEDEMRRAAEERRREKAEELAARQRVREKIERDKAERAKKYGSMGTRPSPPAAEPGPVPSSPSQEPPTKREYDQCRIQVRLPDGTSLTQTFRAREQLAAVRLYVELHRGEEPGGGQDPVQLLSGFPRRAFSEADMERPLQELGLVPSAVLIVAKKCPS, via the exons atGGCGGAGTTGACGGCTCTGGAGAGTCTCATCGAGATGGGCTTCCCCAGGGGACGCGC GGAGAAGGCTCTAGCCCTCACAGGGAACCAGGGCATCGAGGCTGCAATGGACTG GCTGATGGAACACGAAGATGACCCCGATGTGGACGAGCCTCTAGAGACCCCCCTTGGACATATTCTGGGCCGGGAAGCCACCTCCTCGGAGGAAGGTGGCCCTGAAG TGCCTGGGTCTGCTGCAGGAGAAGGCAAACCTGCTTTGAGTGAAGAAGAAAGACAGGAACAGACTAAAAG GATGTTGGAGCTGGTGGCCCAGAAGCAGCGGGAACGTGAAGAGAGAGAGGAGCGGGAGGCATTGGAACGGGAACGGCAGCGCAGGAGACAAGGGCAGGAGTTGTCAGCTGCCCGACAGCGGCTACAGGAAGATGAGATGCGCCGTGCTGCtgaggaaaggaggagggaaaaggCTGAAGAGTTAGCAGCCAG ACAAAGAGTTCGAGAAAAGATTGAAAGGGACAAAGCAGAGAGAGCCAAGAAG TATGGTAGCATGGGTACTCGGCCATCCCCACCAGCAGCAGAGCCAGGTCCTGTTCCCTCCTCTCCCAGCCAGGAGCCTCCCACCAAGCGGGAGTATGACCAGTGTCGTATACAG GTCAGGCTGCCAGATGGTACTTCACTGACCCAGACATTCCGGGCCCGGGAACAGCTGGCAGCCGTGAGGCTGTATGTGGAGCTTCACCGTGGAGAGGAACCTGGAGGGGGCCAGGACCCTGTGCAGTTGCTCAGTGGCTTCCCTCGGCGAGCCTTCTCAGAGGCTGACATGGAACGGCCTCTGCAGGAGCTGG GACTTGTGCCTTCTGCTGTCCTCATCGTGGCCAAAAAATGTCCCAGCTGA
- the UBXN1 gene encoding UBX domain-containing protein 1 isoform X2 gives MAELTALESLIEMGFPRGRAEKALALTGNQGIEAAMDWLMEHEDDPDVDEPLETPLGHILGREATSSEEVPGSAAGEGKPALSEEERQEQTKRMLELVAQKQREREEREEREALERERQRRRQGQELSAARQRLQEDEMRRAAEERRREKAEELAARQRVREKIERDKAERAKKYGSMGTRPSPPAAEPGPVPSSPSQEPPTKREYDQCRIQVRLPDGTSLTQTFRAREQLAAVRLYVELHRGEEPGGGQDPVQLLSGFPRRAFSEADMERPLQELGLVPSAVLIVAKKCPS, from the exons atGGCGGAGTTGACGGCTCTGGAGAGTCTCATCGAGATGGGCTTCCCCAGGGGACGCGC GGAGAAGGCTCTAGCCCTCACAGGGAACCAGGGCATCGAGGCTGCAATGGACTG GCTGATGGAACACGAAGATGACCCCGATGTGGACGAGCCTCTAGAGACCCCCCTTGGACATATTCTGGGCCGGGAAGCCACCTCCTCGGAGGAAG TGCCTGGGTCTGCTGCAGGAGAAGGCAAACCTGCTTTGAGTGAAGAAGAAAGACAGGAACAGACTAAAAG GATGTTGGAGCTGGTGGCCCAGAAGCAGCGGGAACGTGAAGAGAGAGAGGAGCGGGAGGCATTGGAACGGGAACGGCAGCGCAGGAGACAAGGGCAGGAGTTGTCAGCTGCCCGACAGCGGCTACAGGAAGATGAGATGCGCCGTGCTGCtgaggaaaggaggagggaaaaggCTGAAGAGTTAGCAGCCAG ACAAAGAGTTCGAGAAAAGATTGAAAGGGACAAAGCAGAGAGAGCCAAGAAG TATGGTAGCATGGGTACTCGGCCATCCCCACCAGCAGCAGAGCCAGGTCCTGTTCCCTCCTCTCCCAGCCAGGAGCCTCCCACCAAGCGGGAGTATGACCAGTGTCGTATACAG GTCAGGCTGCCAGATGGTACTTCACTGACCCAGACATTCCGGGCCCGGGAACAGCTGGCAGCCGTGAGGCTGTATGTGGAGCTTCACCGTGGAGAGGAACCTGGAGGGGGCCAGGACCCTGTGCAGTTGCTCAGTGGCTTCCCTCGGCGAGCCTTCTCAGAGGCTGACATGGAACGGCCTCTGCAGGAGCTGG GACTTGTGCCTTCTGCTGTCCTCATCGTGGCCAAAAAATGTCCCAGCTGA
- the UQCC3 gene encoding ubiquinol-cytochrome-c reductase complex assembly factor 3: protein MGVLQKALVVGALLGVGAGVGSALFVLVTPGEQRKQTMLKEIPEKYPQRRDEAARTQELLLSTLQEAAATQENVAWRKNWMEGGGSGRSA from the exons ATGGGGGTCCTGCAGAAGGCTCTGGTCGTTGGCGCGTTGCTGGGCGTGGGAGCCGGCGTGGGCTCTGCGCTCTTTGTCCTCGTGACCCCGGGGGAGCAGCGGAAGCAGACGATGCTGAAG GAGATACCGGAGAAGTATCCGCAGCGCCGGGACGAGGCGGCCAGGACCCAGGAGCTGCTGCTGTCCACGCTGCAGGAGGCAGCCGCCACGCAGGAGAACGTGGCCTGGAGGAAGAACTGGATGGAGGGCGGCGGCAGTGGGAGGTCGGCATGA